From a region of the Burkholderia lata genome:
- a CDS encoding dipeptide ABC transporter ATP-binding protein has translation MTSSRNPSGLVLPEQRVVAVDDLSVTFRREGATFDAVRNVSFHVDRGETLAIVGESGSGKSVTSLALMRLVEHGGGAITNGRIAFRRRGGALVDLAQASGATMRGIRGADIAMIFQEPMTSLNPVFTVGDQISEAIALHQSKSMSEARAETLRLLELVRIPEARRVFARYPHQLSGGMRQRVMIAMALSCRPSLLIADEPTTALDVTIQAQILQLVRGLQDEMNMGVIFITHDMGVVAEVADRVLVMYRGEKVEEGESDRIFAAPEHRYTRALLAAVPKLGSMQGTDAPEKFPLLKVEGASAAAPSPAPAANDDAQPPVDQSAPPILRVSDLVTRFPVKSGVFGRVSQYVHAVERVSFELRAGETLALVGESGCGKSTTGRSLLRLVESQSGSIEFDGRDISALKGPDLQALRRNIQFIFQDPFASLNPRLTVGFSIMEPLLVHGVASGREAQARVDWLLDKVGLPPEAARRYPHEFSGGQRQRIAIARALALNPKVVIADESVSALDVSVQAQIVNLMLDLQRELGVAYLFISHDMAVVERISHRVAVMYLGQIVEIGPRRAVFEAPQHPYTKKLMSAVPVADPARRHAPRQLAADEIPSPIRAVGDEPVVAPLVAVGPDHYVATHRVGGAY, from the coding sequence ATGACTTCGAGCCGTAACCCGTCCGGCCTGGTGCTGCCCGAGCAGCGCGTGGTGGCCGTCGACGACCTGTCGGTCACGTTCCGCCGCGAAGGCGCGACGTTCGACGCGGTGCGCAACGTGTCGTTTCACGTCGACCGCGGCGAGACGCTTGCGATCGTCGGCGAATCGGGCTCGGGCAAGTCGGTCACGTCGCTCGCGCTGATGCGGCTCGTCGAGCACGGCGGCGGCGCGATCACGAACGGCCGGATCGCGTTCCGCCGGCGCGGCGGCGCGCTCGTCGATCTTGCGCAGGCCAGCGGCGCGACGATGCGCGGCATTCGCGGCGCGGACATCGCGATGATTTTCCAGGAGCCGATGACGTCGCTGAACCCGGTGTTTACCGTCGGCGACCAGATCAGCGAGGCGATCGCGCTGCATCAGTCGAAAAGCATGTCGGAAGCGCGCGCGGAGACGCTGCGGCTGCTCGAACTCGTGCGCATTCCGGAGGCGCGCCGCGTGTTCGCGCGCTATCCGCACCAGTTGTCGGGCGGGATGCGGCAGCGCGTGATGATCGCGATGGCGCTGTCGTGCCGGCCGTCGCTGCTGATCGCCGACGAGCCGACGACCGCGCTCGACGTGACGATCCAGGCGCAGATCCTGCAACTCGTGCGCGGGCTGCAGGACGAAATGAACATGGGCGTGATCTTCATCACGCACGACATGGGCGTGGTGGCCGAAGTGGCCGACCGCGTGCTCGTGATGTATCGCGGCGAGAAAGTCGAGGAGGGCGAATCGGATCGCATCTTCGCGGCCCCCGAGCATCGCTACACGCGTGCGCTGCTCGCGGCCGTGCCGAAACTCGGCTCGATGCAGGGCACCGATGCGCCCGAGAAATTCCCGCTGCTGAAGGTGGAGGGCGCAAGCGCGGCGGCACCGTCGCCCGCTCCCGCGGCAAACGACGATGCGCAGCCGCCCGTCGATCAGTCCGCGCCGCCGATCCTGCGCGTAAGCGATCTCGTGACGCGCTTCCCGGTGAAGAGCGGCGTGTTCGGCCGCGTGTCGCAATACGTGCATGCGGTCGAGCGCGTGAGCTTCGAACTGCGCGCGGGCGAGACGCTTGCGCTCGTCGGCGAATCGGGCTGCGGCAAGTCGACCACCGGCCGCTCGCTGCTGCGCCTCGTCGAATCGCAGAGCGGCTCGATCGAGTTCGACGGCCGCGACATCAGCGCGCTGAAAGGCCCGGACCTGCAGGCGCTGCGCCGGAATATCCAGTTCATCTTCCAGGATCCGTTCGCGTCGCTGAACCCGCGCCTGACCGTCGGCTTCTCGATCATGGAGCCGCTGCTCGTGCACGGCGTCGCGAGCGGCCGCGAAGCGCAGGCGCGCGTCGACTGGCTGCTCGACAAGGTCGGCCTGCCGCCGGAGGCCGCGCGCCGCTATCCGCATGAGTTTTCGGGCGGCCAGCGCCAGCGGATCGCGATCGCGCGTGCGCTCGCACTGAATCCGAAGGTCGTAATCGCCGACGAATCGGTGTCGGCACTCGACGTGTCGGTGCAGGCGCAGATCGTCAACCTGATGCTCGACCTGCAGCGCGAGCTCGGCGTCGCATACCTGTTCATTTCGCACGACATGGCCGTGGTCGAGCGCATCAGCCATCGCGTCGCGGTGATGTATCTCGGCCAGATCGTCGAGATCGGCCCGCGCCGCGCGGTGTTCGAGGCACCGCAGCACCCGTACACGAAGAAGCTGATGAGCGCGGTGCCGGTGGCCGATCCGGCGCGCCGGCATGCGCCGCGCCAGCTCGCGGCGGACGAGATTCCGAGCCCGATCCGCGCGGTCGGCGACGAGCCGGTCGTCGCGCCGCTGGTCGCGGTCGGCCCCGATCATTACGTCGCGACACATCGCGTCGGCGGCGCGTACTGA
- a CDS encoding isoaspartyl peptidase/L-asparaginase family protein, producing the protein MTSPAIVAIHGGAGTILRDAMDSDTERQYRAELTAILTAAQQVLADGGSALDAVTVAVRMLEDCPLFNAGRGAVYTAEGKHELDAAVMDGATLGAGAICCATRVRNPVLAARRVMEASEHVLFAGEGADAFAAAQGLELAEPGYFHTEARHAQWVKARAAAGAMLDHDAATFTFGASQSQQQQQPPEPLDPDRKHGTVGAVACDQHGHIAAATSTGGITNKQPGRVGDSPIIGAGCYADDATCAVSSTGTGEMFIRLATAHDVAAQIAYRGASLADAAHDVVMNKLPRLAGRGGIIAVDAQGNVAMPFNTEGMYRGYARVGEAPVVGIYRDDDTA; encoded by the coding sequence ATGACTTCACCCGCGATCGTTGCGATTCACGGCGGCGCAGGCACGATCCTGCGCGATGCGATGGATTCCGATACCGAACGTCAGTACCGTGCCGAATTGACCGCGATCCTGACGGCCGCGCAGCAGGTGCTGGCCGATGGCGGCAGCGCGCTCGACGCTGTCACCGTCGCGGTGCGGATGCTCGAGGACTGTCCGCTGTTCAACGCCGGGCGCGGTGCCGTCTATACGGCCGAGGGCAAGCACGAACTCGACGCGGCGGTGATGGATGGCGCGACGCTCGGCGCCGGCGCGATCTGCTGTGCGACGCGCGTGCGCAATCCGGTGCTTGCCGCGCGGCGCGTGATGGAAGCCAGCGAGCACGTGCTGTTCGCCGGTGAGGGCGCCGATGCGTTCGCCGCTGCGCAGGGGCTCGAACTCGCGGAACCGGGTTACTTCCACACCGAGGCGCGTCACGCGCAGTGGGTCAAGGCGCGCGCAGCGGCGGGCGCGATGCTCGACCACGACGCGGCGACGTTCACGTTCGGCGCTTCGCAATCACAGCAGCAACAGCAGCCGCCCGAACCGCTCGATCCGGACCGCAAGCACGGCACGGTCGGTGCGGTCGCATGCGACCAGCATGGCCATATCGCGGCGGCGACGTCGACGGGCGGCATTACGAACAAGCAGCCGGGGCGTGTCGGCGATTCGCCGATCATCGGCGCGGGCTGCTATGCGGACGACGCAACCTGCGCGGTGTCGTCGACGGGCACCGGCGAGATGTTCATCCGGCTCGCGACCGCACATGACGTGGCTGCGCAGATCGCGTATCGCGGCGCGTCGCTCGCCGACGCCGCGCACGACGTCGTGATGAACAAGCTGCCGCGCCTCGCGGGCCGCGGCGGGATCATCGCGGTCGACGCGCAGGGCAACGTCGCGATGCCGTTCAACACCGAAGGGATGTACCGCGGCTACGCGCGCGTCGGTGAAGCGCCGGTGGTCGGCATCTATCGCGACGACGATACGGCCTGA
- a CDS encoding MurR/RpiR family transcriptional regulator, with translation MTPLVPHDASQDEPAIAERIASAMPLMTPIHRRMGEFVLANPFRAATMRIDELAQAVNASIATANRFAKALGFDGYPAMRAALVRGFEATLGPVERLRSAQEQEPGVRGAVWIDAVFDQAVANIENTRAQLDAADVEAAVEAIVGARRVLILGAGSSAFLTGLMEHGLSVCHDNVQSLALLGGPSHAARRLYTADSRDLVIALAFPRYVKDTIELARRAAARGARVLGISDGPQSPLAPIASLNLYVKAERRFAATSEAAVLAMIEALIDAVALRTHRSAKSAAEMTEFLLPWLMQPQATPPAANPSTHRPKKT, from the coding sequence ATGACGCCTCTCGTTCCGCACGACGCCAGTCAAGACGAACCCGCGATTGCCGAGCGGATCGCGTCGGCGATGCCGTTGATGACGCCGATCCATCGCCGCATGGGCGAGTTCGTGCTCGCGAACCCGTTCCGCGCGGCGACGATGCGGATCGACGAACTCGCGCAGGCCGTGAACGCGTCGATCGCGACCGCGAACCGCTTCGCGAAGGCGCTCGGTTTCGACGGCTATCCGGCGATGCGCGCGGCGCTGGTGCGTGGCTTCGAGGCGACGCTCGGGCCGGTCGAGCGGCTGCGTTCCGCGCAGGAGCAGGAGCCTGGCGTACGTGGCGCCGTCTGGATCGACGCGGTATTCGACCAAGCCGTCGCGAACATCGAGAACACGCGTGCGCAGCTGGATGCAGCCGATGTCGAGGCCGCGGTCGAGGCGATCGTCGGTGCGCGTCGAGTGCTGATCCTCGGCGCGGGGTCGAGCGCGTTTCTCACCGGGCTGATGGAGCACGGGCTGTCCGTCTGCCATGACAACGTGCAGTCGCTCGCGTTGCTCGGCGGCCCGTCGCACGCGGCGCGGCGCTTGTATACGGCCGACTCGCGCGATCTCGTGATCGCGCTCGCGTTTCCGCGCTACGTGAAGGACACGATCGAACTCGCCCGCCGCGCGGCCGCGCGCGGTGCACGCGTGCTGGGTATCTCCGACGGCCCGCAATCGCCGCTTGCGCCGATCGCGTCGCTGAACCTGTACGTCAAGGCCGAACGTCGCTTCGCGGCCACGTCGGAAGCGGCCGTGCTCGCGATGATCGAGGCGCTGATCGACGCGGTCGCGCTGCGCACGCACCGGTCCGCGAAATCCGCGGCCGAGATGACCGAATTCCTGCTGCCGTGGCTCATGCAGCCGCAAGCGACGCCACCGGCAGCCAATCCTTCTACTCACCGTCCGAAAAAAACATGA
- a CDS encoding MFS transporter codes for MKTVKALRWWIIVLVCLGTILNYLARNSLAVLAPELKQVFSISTQQYSYIVGAFQIGYTIMQPVCGFVVDLIGLRLGFALFAMLWSVVGVAHGFASGWLSLGILRGFLGLFEAAAIPSGMKAVAEWFPDREKSVAVGYFNAGTSLGAAIAPPLVVFLSMRFGWQAAFMATGALGFVWAALWYTQYRSPADHPRITPQERALIRDGQATMPPVSKRRIRDVVTARRFWAIALPRFFAEPAWQTFSFWIPLYLATERHMELKQIAIFAWMPFLAADLGGIAGGYLSPYLAKRFKLPLVWSRVAGVALGAVLMLGPAMIGLVASPYTAIALFCVGGFAHQMISALVNTLSADVFDSEEVGTASGFAGMAAWIGGLGFSLLVGALADKVGYAPLFACLGLFDLIGVTLLAVLIRGQSKQERLLARHA; via the coding sequence GTGAAGACAGTCAAGGCGTTGCGCTGGTGGATCATCGTGCTCGTATGTCTGGGCACGATCCTCAACTACCTCGCACGGAATTCCCTCGCGGTGCTCGCCCCCGAGCTCAAGCAGGTCTTTTCGATCTCGACGCAGCAATACTCGTACATCGTCGGCGCATTCCAGATCGGTTACACGATCATGCAGCCGGTGTGCGGCTTCGTCGTCGACCTGATCGGGCTGCGGCTCGGGTTCGCGCTGTTCGCGATGCTCTGGTCGGTGGTCGGCGTCGCGCACGGGTTCGCGTCGGGCTGGCTGTCGCTCGGCATCCTGCGCGGCTTTCTCGGCCTGTTCGAAGCCGCCGCGATTCCGTCCGGGATGAAGGCTGTCGCCGAATGGTTTCCCGATCGCGAGAAATCCGTCGCGGTCGGCTACTTCAACGCGGGCACGTCGCTCGGCGCCGCGATCGCGCCGCCGCTCGTCGTGTTCCTGTCGATGCGGTTCGGCTGGCAGGCCGCGTTCATGGCGACCGGCGCGCTCGGCTTCGTGTGGGCCGCGCTCTGGTACACGCAATACCGGTCGCCCGCCGACCACCCGCGCATCACGCCGCAGGAGCGCGCGCTGATCCGCGACGGCCAGGCCACGATGCCGCCCGTGTCGAAGCGCCGCATTCGCGACGTCGTCACCGCGCGGCGCTTCTGGGCCATCGCGCTGCCGCGCTTCTTCGCCGAGCCCGCGTGGCAGACCTTCAGCTTCTGGATTCCGCTGTATCTCGCGACCGAGCGCCACATGGAACTCAAGCAGATCGCGATCTTCGCGTGGATGCCGTTTCTCGCGGCCGACCTCGGCGGCATCGCGGGCGGCTACCTGTCGCCGTATCTCGCGAAGCGGTTCAAGCTGCCGCTCGTGTGGTCGCGCGTTGCCGGCGTCGCGCTCGGCGCGGTGCTGATGCTCGGGCCCGCGATGATCGGGCTCGTGGCGTCGCCGTACACGGCCATCGCGCTGTTCTGCGTCGGCGGCTTCGCGCACCAGATGATCTCCGCACTCGTCAACACGCTGTCGGCCGACGTGTTCGATTCCGAGGAAGTCGGCACCGCGAGCGGCTTCGCCGGGATGGCCGCGTGGATCGGCGGGCTCGGGTTCTCGCTGCTGGTCGGCGCGCTCGCCGACAAGGTCGGCTATGCGCCGCTGTTCGCATGCCTCGGCCTGTTCGACCTCATCGGCGTCACGCTGCTCGCGGTGCTGATCCGCGGGCAGTCGAAGCAGGAACGCCTGCTCGCACGGCACGCCTGA
- a CDS encoding glycoside hydrolase family 31 protein produces MTSLLHPPVFRVAGQHANRVLLASEAGATVEIFVLEDDIVRVRVLPDATARNPRTWSIAPGLDDVPLDGRDRLDLDGFALPAYTLVEDDDGVCIETAQIRVAIRRQGGHCTWSMRGADGTWRVALADRATQAYNFGWWDDHAYHYVARERGDKVFGLGERAGNLDRTGARFEMRNIDAMGYSAKHTDPLYKHIPFYITWSSEACQGFGLFYDTLSDCSFDMGRELDNYHCPYRYFVAEHGDLDYYFIASPDTPLAAARRFTWLTGRPARTPKWGLGYSGSTMSYTDAPDAQQQMNQFVEQCDTHDILCDSFHLSSGYTSIGAKRYVFNWNRDKFPDAKGFVKHYRDHGIRLCANIKPCLLRDHPAFEDAAKRGLLIRSASGEPAWVQFWDEVGAYLDFTQPDAYRWWREQVTSALLEYGIESTWNDNNEYEIWSPDAIAHGFGQPYPAREAKVLQTMLMMRASREAQRAHAPAQRPFLVSRSGGAGMQRYVQTWSGDNYTSWETLRYNLKMGLGLALSGVSNIGHDIGGFSGPAPSPELLLRWVQFGIFMPRFSIHSWNDDGTVNEPWMYPEITEQIASLIKQRYRLLPYLYHLLWLSTTRYEPVLRPTFADFPGDARCYDEGDDMMLGDALLVAPVVDPGLAERTVYLPSGARWMCCTSAQSFDGGTSVTLPAPLDTPVMLLREGRVLPLNVAEQHFGARADTRGFLVAPRVEDGVAYGECVEDDGETEAWRDGEYGLWRIETGREASGVLGVSVRWDGRPARPADRVEILLPASLQGPVAVRGARVEQDAQDGAWRRLVVAFDS; encoded by the coding sequence ATGACTTCGCTTCTTCATCCGCCCGTGTTCCGCGTCGCCGGCCAGCACGCGAACCGTGTGCTGCTCGCGTCCGAGGCGGGCGCAACCGTCGAGATCTTCGTGCTCGAGGACGACATCGTGCGGGTGCGCGTGCTGCCCGACGCGACGGCGCGCAACCCGCGCACGTGGTCGATCGCACCGGGCCTCGACGACGTACCGCTCGACGGGCGCGACCGCCTCGACCTCGACGGCTTCGCACTGCCCGCCTACACGCTCGTCGAAGACGACGACGGCGTGTGCATCGAGACCGCGCAGATCCGCGTCGCGATCCGCCGGCAAGGCGGCCATTGCACGTGGTCGATGCGCGGCGCGGACGGCACGTGGCGCGTCGCCCTCGCCGACCGCGCGACGCAGGCGTACAACTTCGGCTGGTGGGACGATCATGCGTATCACTACGTCGCCCGCGAGCGTGGCGACAAGGTGTTCGGCCTCGGCGAACGCGCGGGCAACCTCGACCGCACCGGCGCGCGCTTCGAGATGCGCAACATCGACGCGATGGGCTACAGCGCGAAGCACACCGACCCGCTGTACAAGCACATCCCGTTCTACATTACGTGGTCGTCCGAGGCATGCCAGGGGTTCGGGCTGTTCTACGACACGCTGTCGGACTGCTCGTTCGACATGGGCCGCGAGCTCGACAACTATCACTGCCCGTACCGCTATTTCGTCGCCGAGCACGGCGATCTCGACTACTACTTCATCGCGTCGCCCGACACGCCGCTCGCGGCCGCGCGGCGCTTCACGTGGCTCACCGGGCGCCCCGCGCGCACGCCGAAATGGGGGCTCGGCTATTCGGGCTCGACGATGAGCTACACCGATGCGCCGGACGCGCAGCAGCAGATGAACCAGTTCGTCGAACAGTGCGACACGCACGACATCCTGTGCGATTCGTTCCACCTGTCGTCGGGCTATACGTCGATCGGCGCGAAGCGCTACGTGTTCAACTGGAACCGCGACAAGTTTCCCGACGCGAAGGGCTTCGTGAAGCATTACCGCGACCACGGCATCCGCCTGTGCGCGAACATCAAACCGTGCCTGCTGCGCGACCATCCCGCATTCGAAGACGCCGCAAAGCGCGGGCTGCTGATCCGCTCGGCATCCGGCGAGCCCGCATGGGTGCAGTTCTGGGACGAGGTCGGTGCGTATCTCGACTTCACGCAGCCTGACGCGTACCGCTGGTGGCGCGAGCAGGTCACGTCGGCGCTGCTCGAATACGGGATCGAGTCGACCTGGAACGACAACAACGAGTACGAGATCTGGTCGCCCGATGCGATCGCGCACGGCTTCGGCCAGCCGTATCCCGCGCGCGAGGCGAAGGTGCTGCAGACGATGCTGATGATGCGCGCGTCGCGCGAAGCGCAGCGCGCGCATGCGCCGGCGCAGCGGCCGTTCCTCGTGTCGCGCTCCGGCGGCGCCGGCATGCAGCGCTATGTGCAGACCTGGTCCGGCGACAACTACACGTCGTGGGAAACCTTGCGCTACAACCTGAAGATGGGCCTCGGGCTCGCGCTGTCGGGCGTGTCGAACATCGGTCATGACATCGGCGGCTTCTCCGGGCCCGCGCCGTCGCCCGAACTGCTGCTGCGCTGGGTGCAGTTCGGCATCTTCATGCCGCGCTTCAGCATCCATTCATGGAACGACGACGGCACCGTCAACGAACCGTGGATGTACCCGGAGATCACCGAGCAGATCGCGTCGCTGATCAAGCAGCGCTACCGGCTGCTGCCCTACCTCTATCACCTGCTGTGGCTGTCGACGACGCGCTACGAGCCCGTGCTGCGGCCGACCTTCGCCGATTTCCCCGGCGATGCGCGCTGCTACGACGAAGGTGACGACATGATGCTCGGCGACGCGCTGCTCGTCGCGCCGGTCGTCGATCCCGGCCTGGCGGAGCGCACCGTCTACCTGCCGTCGGGCGCGCGCTGGATGTGCTGCACAAGCGCGCAGTCGTTCGACGGCGGTACGAGCGTGACGCTGCCCGCGCCGCTCGACACGCCGGTGATGCTGCTGCGTGAAGGCCGCGTGCTGCCGCTGAACGTCGCGGAACAGCATTTCGGCGCACGTGCCGACACGCGCGGCTTCCTCGTCGCGCCGCGCGTCGAGGACGGCGTTGCGTACGGCGAATGCGTCGAGGACGACGGCGAGACGGAAGCATGGCGCGACGGCGAATACGGGCTGTGGCGCATCGAGACCGGCCGCGAGGCGTCGGGCGTACTCGGCGTATCGGTGCGCTGGGACGGCCGCCCGGCACGCCCGGCCGACCGCGTCGAGATCCTGTTGCCCGCGTCGCTGCAAGGCCCGGTCGCCGTGCGCGGTGCGCGCGTCGAGCAGGATGCGCAGGATGGCGCGTGGCGCCGCCTCGTCGTCGCATTCGATAGCTGA
- a CDS encoding porin, which yields MKAPVNRYAILILSAASLGTTAAHAQSSVTLYGVVDDSLAYVNNQQGHSNLYMRDGNLYASKFGLRGDEDLGGGTHAIFDLQSGFNLNNGAQSAAGLIFNRQAFVGLRNDHYGTMTAGRQYTPYFLFVGPYASSSWLTGATGAHPGDIDGLDTTTRVNNSVTYTSPTFAGLTASAMYAFGGIAGATGKGNTFSAALRYANGPIGVAAGYLRINSSGSSAGFLNPATAASGSFAVSVLNQGYLTAKAVEQVAAAGNYTLGDLTVGLNYSNVKYLPGNGSAFTDTAVFNTYGALAAYRFTPVFSVAGAFAYTLASKANGVNSAARYQQYSLKESYSLSKRTTLYALQAYTHSSGQTLGAQGAGHVIDAAPIVGDSQQLTPSTTHGQFVGMAGIAVTF from the coding sequence ATGAAAGCACCCGTCAACCGCTATGCAATCCTCATTTTATCGGCCGCGTCGCTCGGCACGACCGCCGCGCACGCACAGAGCAGCGTGACGCTGTACGGCGTCGTCGACGATTCGCTCGCGTACGTGAACAACCAGCAGGGCCATTCGAACCTCTACATGCGCGACGGCAACCTGTATGCGTCGAAGTTCGGGCTGCGCGGCGACGAGGATCTCGGCGGCGGCACGCATGCGATCTTCGACCTGCAGTCCGGCTTCAACCTGAACAACGGTGCGCAATCCGCCGCCGGCCTGATCTTCAATCGCCAGGCGTTCGTCGGCCTGCGCAACGATCACTACGGCACGATGACGGCCGGCCGCCAGTACACGCCCTACTTCCTGTTCGTCGGCCCGTACGCGTCGAGCAGCTGGCTGACAGGCGCGACGGGCGCGCATCCGGGCGACATCGACGGCCTCGACACGACGACCCGCGTGAACAACTCGGTCACCTATACGTCGCCGACCTTCGCCGGGCTGACCGCGAGCGCGATGTACGCATTCGGCGGCATTGCGGGCGCGACCGGCAAGGGCAACACGTTCAGCGCCGCGCTGCGTTATGCGAACGGGCCGATCGGCGTCGCGGCCGGCTATCTGCGCATCAACAGCTCGGGCTCGTCGGCCGGCTTCCTGAATCCGGCGACTGCCGCGTCGGGCAGCTTCGCGGTGTCCGTGCTGAACCAGGGCTACCTCACCGCGAAGGCCGTCGAGCAGGTCGCGGCGGCCGGCAACTACACGCTCGGCGACCTGACGGTGGGTCTCAACTATTCGAACGTGAAGTACCTGCCCGGCAACGGCTCCGCGTTCACGGACACGGCCGTGTTCAACACCTACGGCGCGCTCGCCGCGTACCGCTTCACGCCGGTGTTCTCGGTGGCCGGCGCGTTCGCGTACACGCTCGCGTCGAAGGCGAACGGCGTCAACAGTGCGGCGCGCTACCAGCAGTATTCGCTGAAGGAGTCGTACAGCCTGTCGAAGCGCACGACGCTCTATGCGCTGCAGGCGTACACGCATTCGAGCGGGCAGACGCTCGGTGCGCAAGGCGCCGGCCACGTGATCGATGCGGCACCGATCGTCGGCGATTCTCAGCAGCTCACGCCGTCGACGACGCACGGCCAGTTCGTCGGCATGGCCGGCATCGCCGTCACGTTCTGA
- a CDS encoding BCCT family transporter, giving the protein MPDSRPLPRTTFKPQVVLPALAVIGALLVVCALRPSEAGALFSAGQQWVIARFDWFYVLAVTGFLVFLVLIAASDFGNIRLGPDDAEPEFSFVSWTAMLFAAGMGIGLMYFGVGEPMQHFLKPPTVDPGTPAAAREAMLMTFFHWGFHAWAIYGLMGLVLAYFGFRYNLPLTLRSGLYPVLRERINGWIGHTVDAFALVGTVAGIATTLGYGVMQLSAGLHTVAGWDTGSNLFRIGLVAVVVILAGVSAATGLDKGVRRLSELNLLLAFLLLAFVVVAGPTAFLLRALGDNIGQYLSSLIDLSFRTYAYAPPREEGWFGGWTILYWAWWVSWSPFVGMFIARISRGRTIRQFVIGVLLVPTAFNLVWMTVFGNSAIWLDTHGAAGALAQTATNVDALLFRFFDFLPMPQLLSIVAIVLIAVFFVTSADSGAFVIDQIATRGNAHSPVWQRLFWAALLGVTAAVLLVAGGLGALQAMTLIAALPVAIIMIALCYGLWRGLAADRVHYSQDVAPATSFWTGQHWRHRLTHILRQTTEAEARQFVAETVEPALRKVADELRASGVDANVQRDSDDAVRLTVPTADHRDFVYGVRVTVKSAAAFLVREAAEPEAERAHVYGIVTFFEDGRLGYDVEYLRGDEVIADVLRQYERYVSLAADKRTHLLSRAPGHATEAE; this is encoded by the coding sequence ATGCCAGATTCCCGTCCCTTGCCCCGCACGACATTCAAGCCGCAGGTCGTCCTGCCCGCGCTCGCGGTCATCGGTGCGCTGCTCGTCGTGTGCGCGTTGCGCCCGAGCGAAGCCGGCGCGCTGTTCTCCGCCGGCCAGCAATGGGTCATCGCGCGCTTCGACTGGTTCTACGTGCTCGCCGTCACCGGCTTCCTCGTGTTTCTCGTGCTGATCGCCGCGAGCGACTTCGGCAACATTCGACTCGGCCCCGACGATGCCGAACCCGAATTCAGCTTCGTATCGTGGACAGCGATGCTGTTCGCAGCCGGCATGGGCATCGGCCTCATGTATTTCGGCGTCGGCGAGCCGATGCAGCATTTCCTGAAACCGCCGACCGTCGACCCCGGCACGCCAGCCGCCGCGCGCGAGGCGATGCTGATGACGTTCTTCCATTGGGGCTTCCATGCGTGGGCGATCTACGGGCTGATGGGGCTCGTGCTCGCGTATTTCGGCTTCCGCTACAACCTGCCGCTGACGCTGCGCTCCGGGCTGTATCCGGTGCTGCGCGAGCGCATCAACGGCTGGATCGGCCACACGGTCGACGCGTTCGCGCTGGTCGGCACGGTCGCCGGCATCGCGACGACGCTCGGCTACGGCGTGATGCAGCTGAGCGCGGGCCTGCATACCGTCGCCGGCTGGGATACCGGCAGCAACCTGTTTCGCATCGGGCTCGTCGCGGTCGTCGTGATCCTCGCGGGCGTATCGGCCGCGACCGGCCTCGACAAGGGCGTGCGACGGTTGTCCGAGCTGAACCTGCTGCTGGCGTTCCTGCTGCTCGCGTTCGTGGTCGTCGCGGGCCCGACGGCCTTCCTGCTGCGCGCGCTCGGCGACAACATCGGCCAGTACCTGTCGAGCCTTATCGACCTGTCGTTCCGCACGTACGCATACGCACCGCCGCGAGAGGAAGGCTGGTTCGGCGGCTGGACGATCCTCTACTGGGCATGGTGGGTGTCGTGGTCGCCGTTCGTCGGCATGTTCATCGCGCGCATCTCGCGCGGCCGCACGATTCGCCAGTTCGTGATCGGCGTGCTGCTCGTGCCGACCGCGTTCAACCTCGTATGGATGACCGTGTTCGGCAACAGCGCGATCTGGCTCGATACCCACGGCGCGGCCGGCGCGCTCGCGCAGACGGCCACCAATGTCGACGCACTGCTGTTCCGCTTCTTCGACTTCCTGCCGATGCCGCAACTGCTGTCGATCGTTGCGATCGTGCTGATCGCGGTGTTCTTCGTCACGTCCGCGGATTCGGGCGCATTCGTGATCGACCAGATCGCGACGCGCGGCAACGCGCACTCGCCCGTGTGGCAACGGCTGTTCTGGGCCGCGCTGCTCGGCGTGACGGCCGCGGTGTTGCTCGTCGCAGGCGGGCTCGGCGCGTTGCAGGCGATGACGCTGATCGCCGCGCTGCCGGTCGCGATCATCATGATCGCGCTCTGCTACGGGCTGTGGCGCGGGCTCGCGGCCGACCGCGTGCACTATTCGCAGGACGTCGCGCCCGCGACGAGCTTCTGGACCGGCCAGCACTGGCGCCACCGCCTGACCCACATCCTGCGGCAGACGACCGAAGCCGAAGCGCGCCAGTTCGTCGCCGAGACGGTCGAGCCCGCGTTGCGCAAAGTCGCCGACGAGCTGCGCGCGAGCGGTGTCGATGCAAACGTGCAGCGCGACAGCGACGATGCCGTACGGCTCACCGTGCCGACCGCCGACCACCGCGATTTCGTATACGGCGTGCGCGTGACCGTGAAATCCGCCGCTGCGTTCCTGGTGCGCGAGGCGGCCGAGCCGGAAGCGGAACGGGCACACGTGTACGGGATCGTGACGTTCTTCGAGGACGGGCGACTCGGCTACGACGTCGAATACCTGCGCGGCGACGAAGTGATTGCCGACGTGCTGCGCCAGTACGAACGCTACGTGTCGCTCGCGGCCGACAAGCGCACGCATCTGCTGAGCCGCGCGCCGGGGCACGCGACGGAGGCCGAATGA